The following coding sequences are from one bacterium SCSIO 12741 window:
- the der gene encoding ribosome biogenesis GTPase Der, translating to MNNIIAIVGRPNVGKSTFFNRLVGRREAIVDEFSGVTRDRHYGTSDWNGRDFNLIDTGGYIKDSDDVFDAEIRKQVEIALEEADVILFMVDVMAGIIDLDEDMAHILRQSDKPVFVIANKVDTHQRRLDAAEFYSLGLGEVYCISSINGSGTGELLDEVVKHLPAAVTKNENDGLPRFAVVGRPNAGKSSFINTLIGEERNIVTDIAGTTRDTNDIHYKSYGFEFVLVDTAGIRKKKKVHEDLEFYSVMRAIRAIEKSDVCFVMIDTVEGISAQDLNILNLAYKNNKGIVILFNKWDLVEKETNSARDLEREIKNKLAPFTDVDVLFISVKDKLRIHKALDAGLRVFKNRTKKIATSKLNDFFLPLIEAYPPPSIKGKYIKIKYVTQLPVYYPSFAFYCNLPQYIKDPYKRYLENKLREEFGFTGVPIQIYFRKK from the coding sequence ATGAACAACATTATTGCCATCGTAGGTCGCCCAAATGTGGGTAAATCCACTTTCTTTAATCGCCTTGTAGGACGTCGTGAAGCCATCGTGGATGAATTTAGTGGAGTAACCCGGGATCGCCATTATGGTACTTCAGATTGGAATGGTCGGGATTTTAACCTGATCGATACCGGAGGATATATCAAAGATTCTGACGATGTATTCGATGCTGAAATCCGTAAGCAGGTAGAAATTGCATTGGAAGAGGCGGATGTAATCCTCTTTATGGTTGACGTGATGGCTGGTATCATCGATTTGGATGAAGACATGGCTCATATTCTTCGTCAATCGGATAAGCCGGTTTTTGTAATTGCGAATAAGGTGGATACTCACCAACGGCGATTGGATGCTGCCGAATTCTACTCCTTAGGATTGGGTGAAGTGTATTGTATCTCTTCTATTAATGGAAGTGGAACCGGCGAATTGTTGGATGAGGTTGTAAAACACCTTCCAGCTGCAGTGACCAAAAACGAAAATGACGGCCTACCTCGATTTGCTGTGGTAGGAAGGCCCAATGCCGGAAAATCTTCTTTCATCAATACCTTGATCGGGGAAGAGCGCAACATCGTTACCGATATTGCTGGTACCACGCGAGACACCAATGACATTCACTACAAGTCTTACGGATTTGAATTTGTCCTGGTGGATACCGCTGGAATTCGTAAAAAGAAAAAGGTACACGAAGACCTCGAGTTCTATTCGGTGATGCGTGCCATTCGAGCCATTGAAAAATCGGATGTGTGTTTCGTTATGATTGACACAGTCGAGGGTATCAGCGCTCAGGATCTCAACATTCTTAACCTGGCCTACAAAAACAACAAGGGAATTGTTATTCTCTTCAACAAGTGGGATTTGGTTGAAAAAGAAACCAACTCAGCACGGGATTTGGAACGCGAAATCAAAAACAAATTGGCTCCTTTTACCGATGTAGATGTTTTGTTTATCTCCGTAAAAGATAAGCTGCGTATTCACAAAGCTCTGGATGCTGGATTGCGTGTATTTAAAAATAGGACCAAGAAGATTGCCACGAGCAAGCTCAACGATTTCTTCCTACCCTTAATTGAGGCCTACCCTCCCCCATCGATTAAAGGAAAGTACATCAAGATTAAGTATGTGACCCAGCTTCCGGTTTATTATCCAAGTTTTGCTTTTTACTGCAACCTACCGCAGTACATCAAAGATCCTTACAAACGTTATTTGGAAAACAAGCTTCGGGAAGAGTTCGGATTTACCGGTGTACCGATTCAAATCTACTTTCGGAAAAAATAG